The following coding sequences are from one Bradyrhizobium sp. WSM471 window:
- a CDS encoding Gfo/Idh/MocA family protein, with product MTTQRLGLIMNGVTGRMGLNQHLIRSIVAMREQGGVRLKNGDRVMPDPILVGRSAEKVEALAKRYNITRWTTDLDAALADKNDTMFFDAATTQARPGLLTQAINAGKHVYCEKPIATNFEAALEVVKLANSKGIKHGTVQDKLFLPGLKKIAFLRDSGFFGRILSVRGEFGYWVFEGGWQEAQRPSWNYRDEDGGGIILDMVCHWRYVLDNLFGEVESVSCVGNTDIPERFDEQGKKYKATADDSAYATFQLKGGAIAHINMSWVTRVYRDDLVTFQVDGTLGSAVAGLSDCMIQARQATPRPVWNPDEKRLHDFYGDWQKLPDNVTYDNGFKEQWEMFIRHVYEDAPYKFTLLEGVKGVQLAECALKSWKERRWIDVAPIKV from the coding sequence ATGACCACCCAACGCCTCGGCCTCATCATGAACGGCGTCACCGGCCGCATGGGCCTCAACCAGCATCTGATCCGTTCGATCGTCGCGATGCGCGAGCAGGGCGGCGTCCGCTTGAAGAACGGCGACCGCGTGATGCCCGATCCGATCCTGGTCGGCCGCAGCGCCGAGAAGGTCGAGGCCCTTGCCAAGCGCTACAACATCACGCGCTGGACCACCGATCTCGATGCGGCCCTCGCCGACAAGAACGACACCATGTTCTTCGATGCCGCGACGACGCAGGCGCGCCCCGGGCTGCTGACCCAGGCGATCAATGCCGGCAAGCACGTCTATTGCGAGAAGCCGATCGCGACCAATTTCGAGGCGGCGCTCGAGGTCGTCAAGCTCGCCAATTCCAAGGGCATCAAGCACGGCACGGTGCAGGACAAGCTGTTCCTGCCCGGCCTGAAGAAGATCGCCTTCCTGCGCGACTCCGGCTTCTTCGGCCGTATCCTCTCGGTGCGCGGCGAGTTCGGCTATTGGGTGTTCGAGGGCGGTTGGCAGGAGGCGCAGCGGCCGTCCTGGAACTACCGCGACGAGGACGGCGGCGGCATCATCCTCGACATGGTCTGCCACTGGCGCTACGTGCTCGACAATCTCTTCGGCGAGGTCGAGAGCGTGAGCTGTGTCGGCAACACCGACATTCCCGAGCGTTTCGACGAGCAGGGCAAGAAGTACAAGGCGACCGCCGACGACTCCGCCTATGCCACGTTCCAGCTCAAGGGCGGCGCCATCGCCCACATCAACATGTCCTGGGTGACGCGCGTCTATCGCGACGATCTCGTCACCTTCCAGGTCGACGGCACGCTCGGCTCCGCGGTCGCCGGCCTCTCTGACTGCATGATCCAGGCGCGGCAGGCGACGCCCCGGCCGGTGTGGAATCCGGACGAGAAGCGGCTGCACGATTTCTACGGCGACTGGCAGAAGCTGCCTGACAACGTCACCTACGACAACGGCTTCAAGGAGCAGTGGGAGATGTTCATCCGCCACGTCTACGAGGATGCGCCCTACAAGTTCACGCTGCTCGAAGGCGTCAAGGGCGTGCAACTCGCCGAATGCGCCCTGAAGAGCTGGAAGGAGCGGCGCTGGATCGACGTCGCCCCGATCAAGGTCTGA
- a CDS encoding dihydrodipicolinate synthase family protein gives MNKPVQPISSLSLKLPKADRSIETYRLAASRTFPAKLEGPLNRIAFSAVHTVTDPFADNDPWLSAAVDWDKTIAFREHVWDLGLGVAEAMDTAQRGMGLDWPTSLELITRSVSAAKRRNALVFSGAGTDHLAVEDAKSLDDVIRAYEEQISAVEKVGGRIILMASRALAKLGRNADDYAKVYDRVLSQVSEPVIIHWLGDMFDLALTGYWGTNDLDKAMDVAVAIINGNAAKVDGVKVSLLDKQREIDMRRRLDKRIKMYTGDDFNYGELIAGDEQGFSHALLGIFDAIAPAASYALSRLAAGDEAGFHDVLGPTVPLSRHIFKAPTRFYKTGVVFMAYLNGHQDHFTMVGGQESTRSTLHLAELFRLADKAGLLANPELATRRMKTVLVSRGIEP, from the coding sequence ATGAACAAGCCCGTCCAGCCGATCTCGTCGCTGTCGCTCAAGCTGCCGAAAGCCGATCGCTCGATCGAAACCTACCGGCTCGCGGCCTCGCGAACGTTTCCCGCAAAGCTCGAGGGACCGCTGAACCGCATTGCGTTCTCCGCCGTCCATACCGTGACCGATCCCTTCGCCGACAACGACCCGTGGCTCTCCGCTGCCGTCGACTGGGACAAGACCATCGCCTTCCGCGAGCACGTCTGGGATCTCGGTCTTGGCGTGGCCGAAGCCATGGATACCGCGCAGCGCGGCATGGGGCTGGATTGGCCGACCTCGCTGGAGCTGATCACGCGCTCGGTGTCTGCCGCGAAGCGGCGCAACGCGCTGGTGTTTTCCGGAGCGGGCACGGACCATCTCGCGGTCGAGGACGCCAAGAGTCTCGACGACGTGATCCGCGCCTATGAGGAGCAGATCTCGGCGGTCGAGAAGGTCGGCGGCCGCATCATCCTGATGGCATCGCGCGCGCTGGCGAAACTTGGCCGTAACGCCGACGACTACGCAAAGGTCTATGACCGTGTGCTGTCGCAGGTTAGCGAACCCGTGATCATCCACTGGCTCGGCGACATGTTCGATCTGGCGCTGACGGGATATTGGGGCACTAACGATCTCGATAAGGCAATGGATGTTGCGGTCGCCATCATCAACGGCAACGCCGCCAAGGTCGACGGTGTCAAGGTTTCGCTGCTCGACAAGCAACGCGAGATCGACATGCGCCGTCGTCTCGACAAGCGCATCAAGATGTACACCGGCGACGATTTTAATTATGGGGAGCTGATTGCCGGGGACGAACAGGGCTTTTCGCACGCGCTGCTCGGGATCTTCGATGCGATCGCGCCGGCGGCGTCCTACGCCTTGTCGCGGCTGGCTGCTGGTGATGAGGCGGGCTTCCACGACGTGCTGGGGCCGACGGTGCCGCTGTCGCGCCACATCTTCAAGGCGCCGACGCGGTTCTACAAGACCGGCGTGGTGTTCATGGCCTATCTCAACGGCCACCAGGATCATTTCACCATGGTCGGGGGACAGGAGAGCACGCGCTCCACGTTACATCTGGCTGAGCTGTTCCGGCTAGCCGACAAGGCCGGGCTGCTCGCCAATCCGGAGTTGGCGACGCGGCGGATGAAGACCGTGCTGGTCTCGCGCGGGATCGAACCGTGA
- a CDS encoding sugar phosphate isomerase/epimerase → MRDFSSDHRWLSLNTATVRRQGDLVEIIDACARHGIRAIDPWRDQVAAVGLDRAARAVREAGLDLSGYCRGGMFTSDASRRGEVRDDNRRCVDEAKALGAPCIVLVVGGLPQYSRPGSEASKDIAGARTQVEEALADMLDYARQAKLPLAIEPLHPAYAADRACVNTTKQALDICDRLDPGRSGLLGVALDVYHIWWDPELMGQIARAGRDRLLAFHVCDWLVPTRDILNDRGMMGDGVIDIKSVREAVEAQGFSGYSEIEIFSNDWWSKPMDEVLQTCIARHKTAV, encoded by the coding sequence ATGCGTGATTTCTCGTCCGATCATCGCTGGCTGTCGCTGAACACGGCGACGGTCCGCAGGCAGGGTGACCTCGTCGAGATCATCGATGCCTGCGCCAGGCACGGCATCCGCGCCATCGATCCCTGGCGCGACCAGGTCGCAGCCGTCGGGCTCGATCGTGCCGCGCGTGCGGTGCGCGAGGCCGGTCTTGACCTGTCAGGCTATTGCCGTGGCGGTATGTTCACCTCTGATGCATCGCGGCGGGGCGAGGTGCGTGATGACAACCGGCGCTGCGTCGACGAAGCCAAGGCGCTGGGGGCCCCCTGCATCGTTCTCGTGGTCGGCGGCCTGCCGCAATATTCGCGGCCCGGTAGCGAGGCGTCGAAGGACATCGCCGGCGCGCGGACGCAGGTCGAGGAAGCGCTCGCGGATATGCTCGATTACGCCAGACAGGCAAAGCTGCCGCTGGCGATCGAGCCGCTGCATCCGGCCTATGCGGCGGACCGCGCCTGCGTCAATACGACGAAGCAGGCGCTCGACATCTGCGACCGGCTTGATCCCGGTCGCAGCGGCCTGCTGGGCGTCGCGCTCGACGTCTATCACATCTGGTGGGATCCGGAGCTGATGGGGCAGATCGCGCGCGCCGGCCGAGATCGCCTGCTCGCCTTCCATGTCTGCGATTGGCTGGTGCCGACCAGGGACATTCTCAACGACCGCGGCATGATGGGCGACGGCGTGATCGACATCAAATCGGTGCGCGAAGCGGTCGAAGCGCAGGGCTTTTCCGGCTATTCGGAGATCGAAATCTTCTCCAACGACTGGTGGAGCAAACCGATGGACGAGGTGCTGCAAACCTGCATCGCGCGGCACAAGACGGCGGTTTAG
- a CDS encoding cytochrome P450: MNASANELAASFDLEQLTPEFYDNPYPTYRALRENEPVKRLRNGTVFLTRYDDLVTTYKNTKSFSSDKKREFAPKYGETPLYEHHTTSLVFNDPPAHTRVRRLIMGALSPRAIAGMEPDIVKLVDGLLDAIAVKGTCELIEDFAASIPIEVIGNLLDVPHDERAPLRDWSLAILGALEPVVSPEVAARGNKAVTDFLGYLRTLVARRRERPGNPERDVLTRLIQGEDNGERLTEKELLHNCIFLLNAGHETTTNLIGNGLVALERNPDQKQRLIDHPELIKTAVEEMLRYESSNQLGNRMTTERVELGGITLDAGTSITLCIGAANRDPAQFPDPERFDIARTPNRHLAFATGAHQCAGMALARLEGAIAVSRFLARFPNYAVSGQPVRGGRVRFRGFLSVPCAIG, from the coding sequence ATGAACGCAAGTGCGAATGAACTGGCGGCCAGTTTCGATCTGGAGCAGCTGACGCCGGAATTCTACGACAATCCCTACCCGACCTATCGTGCACTGCGGGAGAACGAGCCGGTCAAGCGCCTGCGCAACGGCACCGTGTTCCTGACCCGCTATGACGATCTCGTCACGACCTACAAGAACACAAAATCGTTCAGCTCGGACAAGAAGCGCGAGTTCGCGCCGAAATACGGCGAAACCCCGCTCTACGAGCACCACACCACGAGCCTCGTCTTCAACGATCCGCCGGCACATACGCGCGTGCGGCGGCTGATCATGGGCGCGCTGTCGCCGCGCGCAATCGCGGGGATGGAGCCTGATATCGTCAAGCTGGTCGACGGCCTGCTCGACGCCATCGCCGTCAAGGGCACTTGCGAGCTGATCGAGGATTTCGCCGCCTCCATTCCCATCGAGGTGATCGGCAATCTGCTCGACGTGCCCCATGACGAGCGCGCGCCGCTGCGCGACTGGTCGCTGGCGATCCTGGGCGCCCTCGAACCGGTGGTGTCGCCTGAAGTCGCTGCCCGCGGCAACAAGGCGGTGACGGATTTCCTCGGCTACCTGCGAACGCTGGTCGCGCGCCGGCGCGAAAGGCCCGGCAATCCCGAACGCGACGTGCTGACGCGCCTGATCCAGGGCGAGGACAACGGCGAGCGGCTGACCGAGAAGGAGCTGCTGCACAACTGCATCTTCCTGCTCAATGCCGGCCACGAGACCACCACCAATTTGATCGGCAATGGCCTCGTGGCGCTCGAGCGGAACCCGGATCAGAAGCAGCGGCTGATCGACCACCCCGAGTTGATCAAGACTGCGGTCGAAGAGATGCTGCGCTACGAGAGCTCGAACCAGCTCGGCAACCGCATGACCACGGAGCGGGTCGAGCTCGGCGGAATCACGCTCGATGCCGGCACGTCGATCACGCTGTGCATCGGCGCGGCCAACCGCGATCCGGCGCAGTTTCCGGATCCCGAGAGATTCGACATCGCGCGCACGCCGAACCGGCATCTCGCCTTCGCCACCGGCGCGCATCAATGCGCCGGCATGGCGCTGGCGCGGCTGGAAGGCGCCATCGCGGTCTCACGCTTTTTGGCGCGCTTCCCGAACTATGCCGTGAGCGGACAGCCGGTCAGGGGCGGACGGGTGCGTTTCCGCGGGTTTTTGAGCGTGCCTTGCGCGATCGGCTGA
- a CDS encoding thiamine pyrophosphate-binding protein: protein MHARSDAADTATESGTHWPDDIFATLQRFDVRQVPYVPDAGHSRLIQRVLASSTMRGIPLTTEEEGVALLAGAWTGGQRGVLLMQSSGVGNCINMLSLIPILRFPFLTLVTMRGEWGEFNPWQVPMGSTTQGIFELSGVKVLRASTAAEVPAVLEAAAAQAYSALTPTAVLLSQRLIGAKVFTK, encoded by the coding sequence ATGCACGCCCGCTCTGACGCTGCCGACACGGCCACTGAGTCCGGCACTCATTGGCCCGACGATATTTTCGCGACCTTGCAACGCTTCGACGTTCGGCAGGTCCCCTACGTGCCCGACGCCGGTCATTCGAGGTTGATCCAGCGCGTGCTGGCCTCGTCCACGATGCGCGGCATTCCACTGACGACAGAGGAGGAGGGCGTGGCGCTTCTCGCCGGCGCCTGGACCGGCGGCCAGCGCGGTGTGCTGTTGATGCAGTCGAGCGGGGTCGGCAATTGCATCAACATGCTGTCGCTGATCCCGATCCTGCGCTTTCCCTTCCTCACGTTGGTGACCATGCGAGGCGAGTGGGGCGAGTTCAATCCGTGGCAGGTGCCGATGGGGTCGACCACGCAGGGCATATTCGAGCTCTCGGGCGTCAAGGTGCTGCGGGCTTCGACCGCAGCCGAGGTGCCGGCCGTGCTCGAGGCGGCGGCCGCGCAGGCCTACAGCGCCCTCACGCCCACCGCCGTCCTGCTGTCGCAGCGGCTGATCGGCGCCAAGGTTTTCACCAAATGA
- a CDS encoding thiamine pyrophosphate-dependent enzyme: MSKANLLDRRQVVSTLLADRKNVVAIGGLGASTNDMCAAGDHARNFYLWGGMGGAAMIGLGLALAQPKLPVLVITGDGEMLMGMGSLATIGLQKPPNLSIAVLDNEAYGETGGQTSHTAAAADLVGVAKACGIGDSRSVTTMAEVEAFAKAVHDVTAGPRFANMKIDSASLERILPSRDGTYILNRIRGDLGFQPI, translated from the coding sequence ATGAGCAAGGCCAATCTCCTCGACCGCCGTCAGGTGGTGTCTACGCTTCTCGCGGACCGCAAGAATGTGGTTGCGATCGGCGGCCTCGGGGCCTCCACCAACGACATGTGCGCGGCCGGCGACCACGCCCGGAATTTCTACCTCTGGGGCGGCATGGGCGGGGCGGCGATGATCGGCCTGGGACTCGCTCTGGCGCAGCCAAAGTTGCCGGTGCTGGTCATCACCGGCGACGGCGAGATGCTGATGGGCATGGGTAGCCTTGCCACCATCGGCCTGCAAAAGCCGCCCAATCTCTCGATCGCAGTGCTCGACAACGAGGCCTATGGCGAGACCGGCGGTCAGACCAGCCATACCGCCGCGGCCGCCGATCTCGTCGGCGTCGCCAAGGCCTGCGGCATCGGGGACAGTCGGTCTGTGACGACCATGGCCGAAGTCGAAGCCTTCGCCAAAGCCGTCCACGACGTCACGGCCGGGCCACGCTTTGCCAATATGAAGATCGACAGCGCCAGTCTGGAGCGGATCTTGCCGAGCCGGGATGGGACCTACATCCTCAACCGAATTCGCGGCGACCTCGGTTTCCAGCCAATCTAG
- a CDS encoding TetR/AcrR family transcriptional regulator: MSSLRMTSDLRRQLILGAAKRCFARHGYTGTTTKSVAAAAAISEALLFKHFPSKAALYAEILSDECEADPALMELLEREPSTATLVEVIRGMVGHFMHIADGPDQEEAQRLRLMTTSHLDDGEFARLLYAKIEALIGAAFVASLKRAVAAGDARPYNGEPLNLFWFAHHTVMTAALTRLPATPCLAYGKANDLERQLCEFLLRGIGLNDAAIVSHLGRNQAACADKSAIAESA; the protein is encoded by the coding sequence ATGAGCTCATTGCGTATGACGAGTGACCTGAGGCGTCAATTGATCCTCGGCGCCGCAAAGCGTTGCTTTGCCCGACACGGCTATACCGGCACCACGACAAAGAGCGTGGCGGCCGCCGCTGCCATTTCCGAAGCGTTGCTGTTCAAACATTTCCCATCCAAAGCCGCGCTGTACGCCGAAATTCTCAGCGACGAATGCGAGGCGGACCCGGCGCTCATGGAGCTGCTCGAACGTGAGCCGTCGACCGCTACGTTGGTTGAAGTGATCCGCGGCATGGTCGGGCATTTCATGCACATCGCCGACGGGCCCGACCAGGAAGAGGCCCAGCGCCTGCGACTGATGACCACGAGTCATTTGGATGATGGCGAATTCGCGCGTTTGCTATATGCCAAGATCGAGGCGCTGATCGGGGCGGCCTTCGTTGCCTCGCTCAAGCGTGCGGTTGCCGCGGGGGACGCGCGGCCATACAACGGCGAACCGCTCAACCTGTTCTGGTTTGCGCATCACACCGTGATGACGGCTGCACTGACCAGGCTGCCGGCCACGCCGTGTCTCGCTTACGGCAAGGCGAACGACCTCGAGCGGCAGCTCTGTGAGTTTCTCCTGAGGGGTATCGGACTTAACGACGCCGCAATTGTTTCGCATTTGGGCCGCAATCAGGCCGCGTGTGCGGACAAGTCGGCGATTGCAGAGAGTGCATGA
- a CDS encoding efflux RND transporter periplasmic adaptor subunit has protein sequence MNIVTEHKISGEPIDNKAPKRPVRPVLWFIIVGTLLAVLVGGLVWFNYFRGQMIKQFFANNKPPPVAVSAAEAKSEVVPNLLTAVGGLAAVHQVDVSADVNGRVTEIKFEPGTHVEAGTPLVQMFDAPEQGDLANYKAQSTVAQLSLDRAKQLASRQFGPQATVDTAQAAYDQAQAGIAKTEALISQKLVRAPFAGDLGVRKVEVGQYLTAGTAIVSLTDLSELWANFTVTEKDSGSLKVGQPVRLKVDAYPGRTFDAKITTIEPQISADTRNIRVQATVSNPEKILKPGMFVTTTVVLPDKPAVVTVPETAVDYTLYGDSVFVITEKKEADGKTSLSAVRTFVQTGSRVEGRVEIVKGVKPGDKVVAVGQLKLQSGAAVSISTDPAPQIPAQPPRY, from the coding sequence ATGAACATCGTCACCGAACACAAGATTTCGGGCGAACCGATCGACAACAAGGCTCCCAAGCGTCCGGTCCGGCCGGTGCTCTGGTTCATCATCGTCGGCACGCTTCTGGCCGTGCTCGTCGGTGGCCTCGTCTGGTTCAATTATTTCCGCGGCCAGATGATCAAGCAGTTCTTCGCCAACAACAAGCCGCCCCCGGTCGCGGTCAGCGCCGCCGAGGCGAAGTCCGAGGTGGTGCCGAACCTGCTGACCGCGGTCGGTGGTCTCGCCGCCGTGCACCAGGTCGACGTCAGCGCCGACGTCAACGGCCGCGTCACCGAGATCAAGTTCGAGCCAGGCACGCATGTCGAGGCCGGCACGCCGCTGGTGCAGATGTTCGACGCGCCGGAACAGGGCGACCTCGCCAATTACAAGGCGCAGTCCACCGTCGCGCAGCTGTCGCTCGACCGCGCCAAGCAATTGGCATCGCGACAGTTCGGCCCGCAGGCAACCGTCGACACCGCGCAGGCCGCGTACGACCAGGCGCAGGCGGGTATCGCCAAGACCGAAGCGTTGATCTCCCAGAAGCTGGTCCGCGCGCCGTTCGCCGGCGATCTCGGCGTCCGCAAGGTCGAGGTCGGCCAGTATCTGACCGCCGGCACGGCCATCGTTTCGCTGACGGATCTGTCGGAGCTGTGGGCCAACTTCACGGTGACGGAAAAGGACTCGGGCAGCCTCAAGGTTGGTCAACCGGTCCGGTTGAAGGTCGACGCCTATCCGGGCCGCACCTTCGACGCCAAGATCACCACGATCGAGCCGCAGATCTCGGCCGACACCCGCAACATCCGCGTGCAGGCGACCGTCTCCAATCCGGAGAAGATCCTGAAGCCCGGCATGTTCGTGACCACCACGGTGGTGCTGCCGGACAAGCCGGCCGTGGTCACCGTCCCCGAGACGGCGGTCGACTACACGCTGTACGGCGACTCCGTGTTCGTGATCACCGAGAAGAAGGAAGCGGACGGCAAGACCAGCCTGAGCGCGGTGCGCACTTTCGTGCAGACCGGCAGCCGGGTCGAAGGCCGCGTCGAAATCGTCAAGGGCGTGAAGCCGGGCGACAAGGTCGTCGCCGTCGGCCAGCTCAAGCTGCAATCGGGTGCGGCAGTGTCGATTTCGACCGACCCGGCTCCGCAGATCCCGGCGCAGCCGCCGCGCTACTGA